In the Streptomyces sp. 3214.6 genome, CTGCAGCCGCTGTCCCGCATGGGCCACCGGGGCAAGCTCGTCTGGTGCGAACTGGCCGTCGCGTAGGGGCTCGGAGGGCAGGAGCGGGGGCAGATCGTCACCTTTCCCCGCCGTCCCGGCCGGCGTGGCTGATGGACTGCAGCTTCCATGCGACATGCCTCACTGACCAGACCAGAAGGAACTCATGCGTAAGTTGACGTCTACTGTCGTGACCGGCCTGATGGCGTTCGCCGGGACGGCCGGCATGATGGCCGCGCCCGCCCATGCGGCGGGGGAGCTGGAGTACGTGGCTCTCGGGGATTCGTACGCGTCCGGGGTCGGTGCCGGCTACTACGACAGTGCCAGCGGCGACTGCAAGCGCAGCACGCTCAACTACCCCGCCCAGTGGGCGGCCGCGCACTCGGACTTCACGCTGAAGGACGTCTCCTGCAGTGGGGCGACCATCGCGGACGTGCGTACCAACCAGCTGTCCGCGCTGAGCGCCGAAACCGACCTCGTCACCCTCACCGTGGGCGGCAACGACGCCCAGTTCTCGAGCGTGGTCCAGGCCTGCCTCACCCAGGGCGACAGCTACTGCAGGACGGCCACGGACTGGATGTCGTCGTACGCGAAGAACCAGCTGGTGACGGAGCTCGCCGGGCTGTACAAGGACGTCAAGGCCAAGGCGCCCGGCGCCGCGATCGTCGTGCTCGGCTACCCGCGGACGGTCTCCCCGACCGGGTCCTGCCCCGTGATCGACCTCGGCCCCGCCAAGCGCACCGCCATGAACGGGCTCGCCGACGCGCTGGCCGAGGGCGCCCAGGCCGCGGCGGCCAAGGAGCCGGTCTCCTTCATCGACATGCGCGACACGTTCAAGGGCCACGGGGCGTGCGGCTCCGACCCCTGGATCAACGACCTGACCGACGCGGCCTCCGTCTTCCACCCCAACCTGAAGGGCTACATGGCGGGCTACGCCGCGAAGCTCAACGAGGCCACGGGCTGAGATCCCCCGTCGACGTGGCGACGTGCGGAACCGATAATCACCCCATACGGTGTGTAATCGTAGTAATTCGTTCCGTTACGGAACGTGCCACTCGCGACGAAAAGGGAATGGAATGCGCAAGCTTCACAAGATCGCTCTCGTGGCCGCCATGATCGGGTCCCTCGGCATGGCCGGGGCGGGAGTCGCCTCCGCCGATGTCTCCGGCGTGGACGGGGACTCCAGGGAGTGCGCCAACCACGTGGAGAACATCTCGTTCGGTCTCATCAACATCCCGGACCTGAACCTCCCCCTCCTCGCCCTCTCGCAGAACCAGCACGCCACCCAGCAGATCTGCAACAACGGGGACAACGCCGTCAACGCGAACGTCGCCAGCCAGGAGGGCTAGGGCCTGACCGGCGGAT is a window encoding:
- a CDS encoding SGNH/GDSL hydrolase family protein, translating into MRKLTSTVVTGLMAFAGTAGMMAAPAHAAGELEYVALGDSYASGVGAGYYDSASGDCKRSTLNYPAQWAAAHSDFTLKDVSCSGATIADVRTNQLSALSAETDLVTLTVGGNDAQFSSVVQACLTQGDSYCRTATDWMSSYAKNQLVTELAGLYKDVKAKAPGAAIVVLGYPRTVSPTGSCPVIDLGPAKRTAMNGLADALAEGAQAAAAKEPVSFIDMRDTFKGHGACGSDPWINDLTDAASVFHPNLKGYMAGYAAKLNEATG